A region of Pseudosulfitobacter sp. DSM 107133 DNA encodes the following proteins:
- a CDS encoding zincin-like metallopeptidase domain-containing protein, with amino-acid sequence MARSRTPKFDASEVITNEIIRIIERGVLPWRKPWTAGGSSRPLRVGGEPYQGVNNFLLTMRTVMAGHSSPFWMTLPQANALDAKVRKGEKSSVVVYYGQSRRDAGGDEHDRSDADDHSEGARIFRFQKSYRVFNACQIEGLPDSFFPDPEPVPEHPPSEPIPHMQAFFDAIDITTVFTGTEAYYLPPVDKVYMPSITRFQDPRNFYGVWVHELAHATKAPHRLNRDFGFSKFGNTSYAREEIVAELTSVFLGQTLGFTAHTLEMNAAYLHNWLRVLRSDKGAIFRHAADAQRACDYLIARSEAGRAGRSAEAA; translated from the coding sequence ATGGCCCGATCCCGCACGCCCAAATTCGATGCCTCCGAGGTCATCACAAACGAAATCATCCGTATCATTGAGCGCGGCGTCCTGCCGTGGCGCAAGCCATGGACCGCAGGTGGCAGCTCTCGTCCCCTGCGCGTGGGCGGAGAACCCTACCAGGGAGTGAACAACTTCCTGCTGACGATGCGGACCGTGATGGCGGGCCACAGCTCTCCCTTCTGGATGACGTTGCCGCAGGCCAATGCCTTGGACGCAAAGGTTCGCAAGGGCGAGAAGTCCTCTGTCGTCGTTTACTACGGTCAAAGCCGGAGGGACGCCGGCGGCGATGAGCATGACCGCAGCGACGCGGATGATCACTCCGAGGGAGCCCGTATCTTCCGCTTCCAGAAATCCTACCGCGTGTTCAATGCCTGCCAGATCGAGGGCTTGCCCGACAGCTTCTTCCCCGACCCGGAGCCCGTGCCCGAGCATCCGCCGTCAGAGCCCATCCCGCACATGCAGGCGTTTTTCGATGCCATCGACATCACAACCGTCTTCACGGGAACGGAAGCGTACTATCTGCCGCCCGTGGACAAGGTCTACATGCCGTCCATCACTCGGTTCCAGGACCCGCGCAATTTCTACGGGGTCTGGGTCCATGAGCTGGCCCATGCCACGAAAGCCCCGCATCGACTGAACCGCGATTTCGGGTTCTCGAAGTTTGGCAACACGTCCTATGCGCGCGAGGAGATCGTCGCGGAATTGACCTCGGTGTTCCTGGGTCAGACGCTCGGCTTCACGGCGCATACGCTCGAGATGAATGCCGCCTACCTCCACAACTGGTTGCGGGTCCTTCGGTCGGACAAGGGCGCGATCTTCCGGCACGCCGCGGACGCGCAGCGCGCCTGTGATTATCTGATCGCCAGATCGGAGGCAGGCAGGGCAGGGCGCAGTGCCGAGGCCGCCTGA
- the repC gene encoding plasmid replication protein RepC, translated as MKHTGWRKPTPGLGVAEQLAQAGERVAVPKTRAFVALKRVGAHIGLKAGDMMLIDTLGAFTQAQDWEEGQRPIVWASNAYLMEQTGFSLSALKRHARRLAENGVISFQDSPNGKRWGRRDAEGRIVEAYGFDLSPLSARVEEFEELQAELQAEHELCQRLKRQITVARRMIRARIEAAVSGALRGPWTQFTGLFEELLDRLPRRHQASEQLERLLAWFKELQERVEVAYLKATGAINPVENTDKNDAQVMKKTQEMNPREVISEPHILITNQLIPVISNSSEKEEAADVVPNARPEERVDGELEDWVAEVRKKRTALDLPTIMQACPEFASWARNMGGFLKDWGDLHRVAGQLRPMIGISEHAWNVAQDRMGTQMATAAFALVFEKHSAGEVASPGGYLRGMVEKAGAGELHLERSFYGRLSGQAA; from the coding sequence ATGAAACATACAGGTTGGCGCAAGCCGACACCGGGTCTTGGGGTTGCTGAGCAGCTTGCCCAAGCCGGTGAACGGGTAGCAGTACCCAAGACGCGGGCATTTGTCGCGCTCAAGCGCGTTGGAGCGCATATCGGTCTGAAGGCCGGCGACATGATGCTCATCGATACACTGGGGGCCTTCACGCAGGCCCAGGACTGGGAGGAGGGGCAGCGCCCGATCGTCTGGGCCTCTAACGCCTATCTGATGGAACAGACCGGCTTCTCTCTGTCGGCACTGAAGCGTCATGCGCGGCGTCTGGCAGAGAACGGTGTGATCTCTTTCCAGGATAGCCCGAATGGCAAACGGTGGGGCCGCAGAGACGCTGAGGGGCGTATCGTCGAGGCCTACGGCTTCGATCTGTCGCCGCTTTCGGCTCGAGTCGAGGAGTTTGAAGAGCTGCAGGCCGAGTTGCAGGCCGAGCACGAGCTCTGCCAGCGCTTGAAGCGTCAGATCACGGTTGCGCGCCGGATGATCCGCGCGCGGATCGAGGCGGCGGTAAGCGGCGCGTTGCGCGGGCCCTGGACGCAATTCACGGGTCTCTTCGAGGAGCTTCTGGACCGACTTCCGCGCCGCCATCAAGCCTCTGAACAACTGGAGCGACTACTGGCGTGGTTCAAGGAACTTCAGGAACGAGTCGAGGTGGCCTATCTCAAGGCGACTGGTGCGATAAACCCTGTGGAAAACACCGACAAAAATGACGCCCAAGTTATGAAGAAGACTCAAGAAATGAACCCCAGGGAGGTCATTTCTGAACCTCATATACTAATTACAAATCAACTTATTCCTGTAATAAGTAATTCCTCTGAAAAAGAGGAAGCGGCGGATGTCGTGCCCAATGCACGACCCGAGGAGCGGGTTGATGGGGAACTGGAAGACTGGGTTGCAGAGGTGCGCAAGAAGCGAACCGCGCTTGACCTGCCAACAATCATGCAGGCCTGTCCAGAGTTCGCGTCCTGGGCGCGTAATATGGGCGGATTCCTGAAGGATTGGGGCGATCTGCATCGGGTTGCCGGGCAACTCAGGCCGATGATCGGGATTTCGGAGCATGCTTGGAACGTGGCTCAGGACCGAATGGGCACTCAGATGGCCACGGCTGCGTTTGCACTTGTGTTCGAGAAGCACAGCGCGGGCGAGGTTGCCTCACCAGGCGGATATCTGCGCGGCATGGTCGAGAAAGCCGGGGCAGGGGAGCTGCATCTTGAGCGTAGCTTTTATGGCAGGCTCAGCGGGCAAGCGGCGTAA
- a CDS encoding DUF6330 family protein — MSRKEPKTLRVACFSDGRRKIITFKRGAYWWSPSEGAYPLSAALESIKHQGGWIETIPNPNYRPKGLFG, encoded by the coding sequence ATGTCACGTAAGGAACCCAAGACGCTGCGGGTGGCCTGCTTCAGCGACGGCCGCCGCAAGATCATCACCTTCAAACGCGGAGCTTATTGGTGGAGCCCGTCCGAGGGCGCTTATCCACTCTCGGCAGCGCTCGAGAGCATCAAGCACCAAGGCGGCTGGATCGAAACCATCCCCAACCCGAATTACAGACCCAAAGGGCTGTTCGGGTAG
- a CDS encoding DUF3768 domain-containing protein translates to MSMNVQPQPDRPDPTVIAVQNDAFRKLACLGVPPAQPIQGRMHVTRSLMEAGDGFMAEAVKATGEFATFEPENDPEGWHDFGAVEIRGETVFWKIDLYEADSDFRYGAETPDNPATTVRVLTIMLARDW, encoded by the coding sequence ATGTCCATGAATGTTCAACCCCAGCCAGACCGTCCGGATCCGACCGTGATCGCGGTGCAGAACGACGCGTTTCGCAAACTTGCATGCCTTGGGGTGCCGCCCGCGCAACCCATCCAGGGCCGCATGCATGTCACCCGCTCGCTTATGGAGGCCGGCGATGGCTTCATGGCCGAGGCGGTCAAGGCAACCGGTGAGTTTGCCACATTCGAGCCTGAGAATGATCCCGAGGGCTGGCACGATTTCGGGGCGGTCGAGATCCGGGGAGAGACCGTGTTCTGGAAGATCGATCTCTATGAAGCAGACTCGGACTTCCGCTATGGGGCTGAGACCCCGGACAATCCCGCCACCACCGTGCGCGTGCTGACCATCATGCTGGCGCGCGACTGGTAA
- a CDS encoding ParB N-terminal domain-containing protein has product MKRSIPRSLVSKATNLDTNKERASGSEGRTESSDAVSTPFKGAGSAWKSGALAQSQAAVERSRAELCLDILNGRHEISLSPDQISDPMGTDRRQDWMSQEAFRSLVNSIASNGQDTPILVWPEDPDWQPDPLDPSNIAGVPFVMLTGRRRLAAASELGVPLRAILAPPDARNAENSKFEMLFLRFRENEERENLSPFERLVSIGEMYETLASGEEKLTAVAFAKKIGVHESLVSRARSVFAAQDQILNTFKNVYDMSFRDLQGALASLERTNKAKPKPKTKPQKLTVKRKVGNRNLSVTSVDGNLSIKVAGVPIDQERLEKLGDLVASYLNVEDAEKDTD; this is encoded by the coding sequence ATGAAACGCAGTATTCCAAGGTCGCTGGTCAGCAAGGCTACCAATCTCGATACAAACAAGGAACGTGCGAGCGGCTCCGAAGGCAGGACAGAATCGAGTGATGCTGTTTCGACTCCTTTCAAGGGGGCCGGCAGTGCCTGGAAATCAGGAGCGCTTGCGCAGTCGCAAGCTGCAGTAGAGCGAAGCAGAGCCGAGCTTTGTTTGGATATCCTCAACGGTCGCCATGAGATAAGCCTGTCGCCAGATCAAATCTCCGATCCAATGGGAACCGACCGCCGACAAGACTGGATGTCCCAGGAAGCCTTCAGGTCTTTGGTAAACAGCATCGCTTCGAACGGGCAGGACACGCCCATTCTAGTGTGGCCGGAGGATCCGGATTGGCAGCCGGATCCGTTGGACCCGTCGAATATCGCGGGGGTTCCATTCGTGATGCTGACAGGACGCCGCCGACTGGCTGCCGCGTCAGAGCTCGGTGTACCCCTTCGTGCAATACTTGCTCCGCCTGACGCGCGAAACGCTGAGAACAGCAAGTTTGAAATGTTGTTTCTGCGGTTTCGCGAGAATGAGGAGCGCGAGAATCTCAGCCCTTTTGAGCGATTGGTTTCGATTGGTGAAATGTATGAGACGCTGGCTTCTGGCGAAGAGAAACTGACAGCTGTGGCCTTCGCCAAGAAAATTGGTGTGCATGAGAGCCTAGTCTCGCGAGCACGGTCCGTTTTCGCTGCGCAGGATCAAATCTTGAACACGTTCAAGAACGTCTACGACATGAGCTTTCGCGATTTACAGGGTGCTTTAGCGAGCTTGGAGAGAACGAACAAAGCCAAGCCAAAACCAAAGACAAAGCCCCAAAAACTCACCGTAAAGCGCAAGGTGGGCAACCGAAATCTTTCGGTCACTTCCGTCGATGGAAACCTATCAATCAAGGTTGCAGGAGTGCCGATTGACCAAGAGCGTCTCGAAAAGCTTGGAGACTTAGTCGCAAGCTATTTGAACGTCGAAGACGCGGAGAAGGATACCGACTGA